TTACCTCTACAATAAGTGCAAAATTCTTGCAAAAGGCATGGACTATCCGGCTTCAGGATGTAAGTGCTCTTTCCTTTCAATAAAATTAGTAGCttgtataaaaaaaatttaaaaaaaaaattaggtatGGTCTAATAGAAACAATTAATTCTTTATTCACTGTACAATTATTCTTGAACTGTAACTGTTCTTATACAACAGTTGCTTAGTTGTCTCTTTCACTTACGTGTCAGTTTCTCATTAGTTCAGTTTACGTGTCATTCACAGATTGGTTTCTTTATATACCAGAGTGTCTTCTTCGTATTGGTCAAGACAATTGATGCAATCAATTGCAACTATAATATTCAGACATTTACTGAATGAAAATATTTCTTCTGTTATGGTATCAAGACGCATGAAGATCTAGGTTTTCCGCTGCTTTCTTCACCATTAATGGTGTTTCTACAACTCTCTGTTTAGattattttcaaatttttctttctcttttcaatGGCTAATCTTCTATGCGAATCAATAATTTCTCATATCCCACTCAATCATATCTCAATAATCACTCAGTACAAACTCAAAGATGATAATTTCCTCTCCTGGAAGAGTCTATTTCTTCCATTAATGAAAAGATACAAAGTTTCTGGTATCTTGGATGAATCTATTCCATGTCCTGACAAATTCCTAACTCAAGAAAATCTTCTTCAAGGTAATATCAATCCTTCTTATATAGCTTCGAGTGATGATGATAATACGCTTATCTTGTGGATTCAATGCACAATTTCAGATTCAGTTGTACCATATGTAGTTGGAGCAGATTCTGCTAGAGAGTTGTGGTCTAATATTGAATCAATATTTGCTCGTACTTCAACCACTCATGCTATAAAAATTCGTACAAAATTACAATCTACAAAATTAGGATCTGGTACTATTACTAATTActtggaggaaatcaagaaatTATCCAGATCAATTATCAGCTTCTGGTTCTGCAATGTCAGATGATGAACTTTTGGTTCTTATATTGAATGTAATTGGTAAAGAATACAGTGCTTTTAGTACCTCTATTCGTCTCAGAAATCCTCTAGTGAGCTTTAATGAACTACACAATTTATTGTCAAGTGAAGAGATTGTTGTTACTGAGCGATCAAAATCTCTACTATTTGAAGCCAATAGTAAGGCCTTTGCATCTTTTCAATCACAACTGGATCTTCTCTCTCAACAATGTGCTTCTCCATCTGAAGGATTTTCTCCATACACTTCTAATTTCAAGAATCGTGGAAGAGGTAATATGCACTACACTCCTCAATTTAGAAGTAATTTTTAGTTACCTGCTAGATTTTCTTCACCAAATCCTTTCCCAATACCTCCTGCACCTCCACAAATGTCTACATCCTCTACCTCAGATCCAATTCCAATATGTCAAATTTGTAAGAAAAAGGGTCATACTGCTTTAGCTTGTTGACATAGGATCAACTTTGTGTACCAAAATATGAACACGCCACATAATTTGAGTGCAATGTTGGTTATTTCTAATATTTTAGGAGAAAACCCTGGTATGCAGATTTAGGTGTTACCAATCATCTTACCTCTAATGATAATGAACTTCAACTTCTATCTGCATATGATAACAACGAGGAGATTCACACAGCAAATGGTGAAGGTATGCAAATAACACACAAAGGTTAatctatcaaaagtacttttgatcATAACTTTGTTTTGAATGATATTCTCCTAGTACCACAATCCTCCACCAATATGTTATCAGTTCATAAATTTACAAAGGATAATGATTGTTCTATCACCTTTGATTGtgctggtttttctgtgaaggatctCTCAACTGGGAGAGTAACTTTGAAAGTCCCTCAATATAATGGCTTATATCCTCTGCATTTTCTCAACTCTTCCACAAAGTCAACTTCAACTCAATCATCTCAACTCAACAACTCTACAGCTACAACAAACACAATATTTGCAGATATCCGGTACAAAAGACTAGCTCATTCTTCATTCCAAACTTTGCAGCATGTATGCAAGAAACTTTCTCTTAATAATGTACTTAAACAACCTTTGTTCTGTCATGGATGTCAACTTGGAAGGAGTCATAAGCTTCCCTTTTCTATTTTTTCTCATTCTAGGACTAAACCTCTTGAGTTGTTACATATAGATCTTTGGGGTCCAAGTCATGTATCATCTAACTCTGGATTTAGATATTATGTAAAcatttttgataattttccaagTTTTGTTGCATCTTTCCATTATatgaaaaatctgattttaaGACAGTTTTCTTTCAATTCAAGGCCCAAGTTGAGAAGTTACTTCAAATAGATATTCTTGTCATAAGAACACATGGTGGTAGTGAATTCATAAATAATGAGTTATCAACCTTTTTAACTGATAGTGGCATtgttcatgaaatttcatgccgacaCACTGCTGAACAGAAACACAGGCACTTAGTAGATGTAggcagaacttatcttattcaagaTGGTTTGTATGATTCTTTCTGGGTGGAAGCATTTCAAGCAGCCAACTTTACAATCAACAGACTGCCTACCAAGTCACTATCATTCAAATCTCCATATGAGGTACTCTTTCATCATCAACCTGATTATACTTTTTTAAGATCTTTTGGTTGTTTGTGTTACATTGGTTAACACCATATGCTACTCACAAGCTTTCACCAAGGAGTGAACAATGTATCTTCATTTGCTACAGTTCGTAACACAAAGGATATAGATCTCTTAATCCACTTACAGGTAGATTTTTCATTTCAAGGCATGTAACATTTGATGAAAACACTTTTCCTCTTAGACCTACTACATTATGCACACCTGCCACTACTACTGTCAGTCATTTCACAAGTTCCTCCATCTACATATTAAATTTCACCAAGTACTTCTAATACCTCAGTTTCAACTACTACTAGTTCTTCAACTACAACTAGTTCTTCAACCACAACTACTTCTGATATGTCTACTTCTGCTGACTCAGTTTCAAATACTTCTGGTAATTCAGTTACACATACTTCTAATCCTTCACCAGTTATTTCTATCACTGACACAATCACTTAAAATGATCACTCAATGCTTACCAGAGGCAAGATGGGCATATTCAAAAAGAAGGTTTTTTCTACAAAACACTCTCTATCAGCTAAAATGAATAATCTTACACCTTCTATTGTACCAacatgcttcacacatgctgtaAGTGGGTATTTAGGATTAAACAAAATCCAGATGGTACTATTGAAAGATTTAAAGCTAGGTTAGTAGCAaaaggatttcatcaacaagatgGTTTGGATTATTCTGAAACATTTAGTCCATTTGCTAAGCCCACAACCATTAGAATTATTCTCTCTTTAGTTGTTCATTTTAAGTaatgcattcttacatggtgatcttCATGAAGATGTTTGTATGACACAACCAACTGGTTTTATAGATCCTGATCATCCACATAAAGTGTGCAAACTTCATAAGTCTCTCTATGGATTCAAGCAGGCCCCTAGGGCATGGTATGAAAAATTGGCAAATGTTCTTACTTCATGTAACTTCATTATGTCACCTGCTGATAACTCTTTATTTGTTCAGAAGATTGGATCCAGATTGACTCACATACTTGTATATGTGACATAATCATCACATGCAATGATAAATCTTACTGCTCAGAATTCATCGCCACTCTCAGCTCTCGCATTCCCATTAAAGATTTGGGTAGTCTACACTACTTCTTGGGACTGGAAGTTAAAAGGAATGAAGCAGGACTTTTTCTATCTCAAACAAAATATGCACTTGACTTATTACAGAAATTTGATATGGCTGGTGCTAAAGTTTGCTCTTATCCTGTTCCTGTCAGTTCTAAACTCAAGGCTAGTGGTGGTGAGTTACTTCCTAATCCAACTCTGTACAGGTCACTAGTAGGTGCTTTAGAGTATTTAACATGGACTAGACGTGAGATTGGTTATGTTGTAAACCAAGTATGTCAATTCATGCAGTCTCCAACTAATGTTCATTTTATAACTGCTAAAATAATTTTAAGATATATCAAAGGGACTCTGGATTATGGCATTCTTTTTAGCAAGGGATTGTTGGTTGTTCATGGATTAAGTGATGCAGATTGGACTGGAGAACCTGATACTAGGAAGAGCACTTGTGGAGATTGTATCTTTTTTGGTTCCAATCCAGTTTCCTGGTCAAGCAAGAGACATAGTACAGTTGCTAGAAGTTCAACTGAGGCAGAATATAGGAACTTAGCTAACTCAGCTGCAAAAATCATTTGAATTTTTTAATTGTTGAAGGATTTGTATGTCTTTCTTCCCATTTCACCTGCTCTTCATTGTGATAATATAAGTGTTATTTCACTATCAtcaaatccagtgtttcatagtATCATGAAACACCTAGCTGTGGATCATCATTTTGTCAGAGAACTTGTTCAGGCCATGAATTTGTCAATTAATACATTTCTACAGTGGATCAAGTTGCTGATATTTTTACTAAAGGGCTTGCTGGTCCCAGATTTGGTTATTTGCGCAACAAGTTGATGGTTTTTCCTTTTGGCAACCTCAACTTGGGGGGAGGAGGGGGGGTTAATAGCAACAGTTAATCCTTTATTCACTGTACAGTTATTCTTGAACTGTAACTATTCTTATACAACTATTGCTTAGCTGTCTCTTTTACTTACCTGTCTGTTTCTCGTTAGTTCAGTCTATGTGTCATTCACAGATTGGTTTCTTTATATACCAGAGTGTCTTCTCTGTATTGGTCAAGATAATTGATGCAATCAATTGCAACTGTAATATTCAGACAGTTTTAATGAATAGAAATATTTCTTCTGTTATGGTCTAATGGAATAAATTGTAGTGGtgagcctagttagtaattcggtgTGCGGTAAAAATTCGTATCGGTAAAAACATGCATATTAGTCGGCTAAGTAAAATGTAGACTCGGTCAACTATGCAGTAAAATATTCGGAATGCGGGAAAATCCGGCGATTCGTGAATCCGTGTTTAGTGTGTTTCCCATATACAAATACAACACTAAAAAATCGGGGTAATAAGTCGATTACAAAAAAAATCTTATACTTTTAagcttctttgttttcttttaacTCGGAACTTTTAGTCTAGTGTTAGACTAGATTCTTTGCTACACTTGTATTTCTTTTTATATgcccttttttttatataaatatctttctttctttgccgatcataaaaaaagaaaatcttatacCCACACATAACACAACTATGAAATGTAATCTTTTCTAAGTAAATTATTAGTAACCAAGTTATATAACTTCAGTATGTAATCACACTCAACAAGTATTGAGCAACCAAGTGGTTTGGGAAGTAGTCAAGTATACAAAGGGTCGGGGATTGAGTTCCTCTAACTATGTTTTTGTTAAAAGAATTTCAAATGGGAAGGACTTGAGAATAATGGGTCCAATAGATTGGAAGAAAAGCAGCCAATTAGAGGGATAAATGGTTCGTAGATTCGTGGAAACGCATATTATTCAAGAAATTAATAAGAACCTTCTAACTACAtttttgttaaaagaattaaAATGGGCGCGACTTGAGAATAATAGGTCCAATAGATCGGAAGAAAATCAGACGAACTAGAGGAATGAATGGTTCATAGATTCATGGAAAACGCACATTATTCgggaaattaacaaaaaaatacgtTTTATGACCGAAGATACATTTGGATGCCAGATTTATACGACATGAACTGATTTGTAAATATTCACgaataattctacaacaattcgtcgaattactaactagggtgGTGGGTAACATGAGTTAGGCAGTTGTTATTATGTTCAGTTTTTCTTCTTGTGgtttaattaaattttttatatttgttGATTTTTCCGGGTaaagattcaatggctaaaaggTAAAATTGGCATCATCATTTCCCTCTAGGAATTATTCTAAACAAACCTAGCATTTTTCTTGTTGAAACTATCTTTATTCTATGTTTTCAAAAGATATGAGTCGTGAACAATCTTTCGGTCATTTAAGACAATATGCAAATTTTGAGGTTCAAATGGTAATCAAAATCTCCTTTTGAAATAGGCCAAAACAAAAATGCGATAGTGCTTTTCTTCCAAAAGTAAAGGGAGTACTATATTTTATTACTTGTGACATTGTTTGTTGATATATTTTAGAAGGACTAATTGTGGCATACCGAAAATAATTGGGGGATATTTTACTGTTCATGCTGATATGGACAAATCATGCCAATTTTGGTTACCGGTGTTGAAAAATCATGCCGGCATAAACAGTAAAACATCCCCCAATTATTTTCGATATACCCGAATTAATTGTTCATATTTAATACTGGTCTATCAGTTCTTACACTACATACCGGTTGAAATCATGAACAAACATATTTTCTTCATTATTGAAACCTAGACAAACATATTTCCCGATCACAAATTATAATGACTGAAATCAGAGTACACTTAAGACCCAAATAGAAAATCACAAACAACGTATATATTCACTATTTCATTTTTTCCAAATTTACAAATACATCCCTAGAGGTGACAAATTAGTGGATCACCTGTTAGAAATTGAAAAAGGAaagtaaaagaaaaggaaaaaattggATTAGAAGAGAAGAACAAATGTAATCTGAAATTTAAATTACCCACCAAAATTTGTAAAAAGAAATTGACGAAGCCCCTTCACCTTTGAGATTCAATTTAAGGACATTTCATATTTCTTCCAGGTCCTCCATAATAAAAGTAATTCCCCCATACGCTGTTAATACCTCCTTGAATGTCATAACAATTTGGATGATCTGCTAATACTTTGAGATTTGATAAAGGTATTAAACTATTATCCCAATCTACAACTTGCAAGTTTCGAAAATATGATGCTTTTCCAAACCCTTCTTCTGAAAAATGACCGCTACCCATTTGTGTCGGCGTATGAAACCCTGATGGTCGCGTATTGACAACTTCACCTCCAAATTGTACCATTGTCGCATGATCTCTTAAATGACTAAATAGAAATGCTGGCCAATATCCAACTAGTAATCCCGAGCCAAACTCAAGCCACCAATTCCCATGATTTGGATCCTAAACAATGCAAATTTGGTATAAGTTAAGTATATAGTTTGACATATATACACTTTCTGGAGTACAGAGGTGAATTACCAGTCTGTTGATTGACCGTCCTAAAATGACACTAGTAAATCTTAACATGAAAAACTCTGTGGTCAATGGTAAAAGACAAGTTTTACCTCAAACTTGATGGAATaaatagaaaaaggaaaaaagcAAAAGAAGCATGGCAGCTCTTTACACGCATGTTAGAAAAGAACAGCATCTAAATTTTATACAAGAGAAAAGAGGAAAAAGATAAGGTTATCTCGGTCATTTCAGGTATGAAAAACCTCTCTAACATGCCTGCACTGCAGCATGCAACTAGAATGACGGTCTTAACTCTTAACACAGGCAAATatggttcaattttttttttgatactcaGATACGGTTCAATTGTGAGTGTATGTAAGCAGTATTGTAGTAGACGATGTGAATTATAACTTCTTAAGCCcttgtttacttttttttttcttcttctaaagttCAAAAGTATAATATAAACcttaataatactccctccgttcttttttaatagaccAGTTTCGTTTTTGgcaaaatttaaggaaattaagagaactaatcattgaaagtggtcctcatgatacttgtcaataaaagaagtgaagtgaaatggtccccatgacacttgttagcaaaagaagcaaagtgaagtggtccacatgacacttgtcatcaaaagaagttaagagaaaagtggtcccaaaaattaaaataacatttgactttcccaattaggaaactggcctatttttttgaaacttttatttatagaaaccggcatattaaaaaagaacggagggagtaaaaaattaaataaatttaaatttttGATCCGGAAATTGTAAATTACCTTCCAAACCAATAAACTAATGTCGAATTGTCCGCCATTGTAAGACGATGTCGGCGAGATTGCCGCTCCGATGGCAATCTTATTATTAGTTTGCACGAAACCAGAGCAAAGCAAATTGTAGCAACCAGTCGCTTGGTAAGCATCCGTCTGCAAGTTTTTATTACAAAAATTAGCGCCATAGTTTtcgagaaacaaaaacaaaagtggAGATGGATTATCTAACTCTAACTGAGATATATACTTACAGTCCAGTAAGTGAAGAACCTAGGATAGTTGTCTCCATATATCTCAGGGCTCACCTGAGGTAAATAAAACCCTCCATTAAAATATAAATTTTGAATTCAAGTAGCAAATACATTGTACTAAAATCCAAATGGATGAGTATAATTACCTGCCAACCAGCTTCAATGGTGTTAAGATCTTCACCGAATGAACCAGAAATCACCCACATTTGAGACAAACTGAATTCATATTGATTAGTCACCTTTGGTGCCCATACATTTAAACTAGCTTTTGCTCCATAATATTCTTCACCCATTACATATCCAACTGCATGCTGAAATACCACAAATAAAAGAACAAAATTGTTTTCGTTATGTACAAATTAAAGAAGAGTACCGAATCACGCTATTTAACATGTCTAAAATCACAAGAATTACTGATTTTCGTTGAGAGTGTTGTTATTGATAGGTAATTTTTTTTATGGGGAATATGTTTATTTTACATATCTTGCTGGTTCGACGTGAGATCTACCAAGTGATCCGACCCTCCCTCCCCTATAATAAATACTCCATGGTAAAAACAAATTTAAGAAGATCAGtaaacaaatttaaaaaaaaaatggttatataGACTTTTAGTGTTAGTTGAAGAGTTTAATGTAAAGCAGGAGGGTACTTGTTGCAGAAAATTTATGGTACTCATAGACTTAGTAGCTGGCTAGAAACAGCTATGGAAGTTTGGAGTTAACGTAAATAGACTTACTGTTTAGTAAATGAAGTAACAATTTCGATAATAGAAAACCAATCTATCAAACTCTCCTCATTCATCCGTTAAGCAGATTTGGCGAAAATTGAAAGAAGAAACAATTTCGATATAGTATCCAAAACCAAGACCCCATTTTGAAAATATATAATGTACTTATTATTCTCGTTTTTGGCTAATAAGCATCACTAACCTCATGATCACTGCTAGAAGAATCACGTCTAAAATGATTAGTAATCTTCTTTCCGAATGTATTCACAGAAGTAGCTCTTAGAATATCTTCTTCTTTAGTTCTTCTAATCGGAATTGTTCCTTCAGGACATGTTTCTCCATTAAATGTCCATAACTGGAAACTTTCTGATACTCGTCCCTTTGGATTATGTCCGTGTGGCCTCTCTGGTGGATCCTACAAAACAAACACCCAAAacgaaaagaaaatcaaattccTAATCGCGATCACATTTTCAAGAAACAAAGAAATTGTATAAATACCAGAGGTTTCTGTCCTATTAGATTAGGATGATCAAAAGCTGGTTGTTCATGAGTTACAATACAATCAATCAAATCACCATCAGGACTCTGCACACAAGAAACAAGGGATCAAACCCATGCCAAATCTGATTGAATCTTGAAAACAGAAGAAGTTTATTAATTACCTGAATTGTCTTAATAGGACGTTTATTGATTTTCCTGAGATGAGCATTGATAGCCTTAAGTTTTTGTAATTCTTCAAGTGGTCtaaatgtttgattatttttatgatcatGGGTTTCTGCTAAAACAATGGGAATTGTTGaggaaaaaacaagaagaaaactaACAAATATGGAAATGATTGAGCTAGTTTTATGATGAATATTGTAATTGCTACAACTGGAACTAGAATAAACCATACTATTATTTTTGGAATGTTTGtaaattctttcttcttctgcttctaaAACTGTTTGTTTTTGTATACATTTGTATTGTCTTCTTCTATAATCTTCTTCCGCTTCTAATGGAAAAAACAACACCAacattttgtacaaaaaataagccaccagataaaaaaaaaaaacctcggtAGTAGTCTCACTCTCTTTCCCCCTATATCCAGAAGAATAACAAATCCCACTTCCTCTCACTGTTTCTGTCTCTGCCTCTAGAACTCTGAGCTACAAATAATTTGGTCTTGGGGCTCTGACAGACAAAACGTTCAGGCACGAGGTTGATttaaaaatcacataaaaattgagTCTAGGACTTCCTCCATttgaatataaataaataaaaaattgtcatggtaaaaaaataaatagaaattgGGGTAAATTAGatatttgttgtttaatttgGTAACAAAAAGTAGAGTTAAAGAAAGGGTTTGTTTCCGTTCTCCAATACAAAGACTGGAATGAAATAAGCTTTATCTCTCTATTGTTTGTGACAAATTTTCACCTTTTTCCCATCTGTTAAGAGAATTTATTTTTGAGTCTTGATACTTGTTTGCTTTGTCTGAATGCTTCTTTCTTTCTCATTCTCCTAGATGTCCCCTACTGTCTGGTCAGGCTATTTTACAATCGGGTTCGGGTTCACTTTctctttttttccatttttttactTTTACTTATACTTGAGGAACTTTAGTAAGTGTGAAAAGGCAATATCCACCCTTCATTATGGTCAAGCAATCTTGATGATCACAAAATCTTACTGGTATTTTTCAATGGAAGGAAATGCTTCAAGTTATGCTCAAGAGTTGAGAGCACATTTCAACTAGACTTTATCTTCCACTCATAATGCATGATGGCTATACCAACCAACTGTGCCGGCCAAAATCGAATATCTGAAATTTATACAACTGTGGTTAATTTGCAGGAATTACAATACAAACTTCCTGCTGCGAATGAaacttcttttattttattttttaactaaAGTGGTGAGTAAAAATCAAAAGACTGGCCAATTTCAAGGCAAATATTGACAGCTAATAATTTTTACTAGCATTTGAGATCGCCAATTTAGTTGATGAGTTATGTATTCATCTCTGTACAGATGTGAATGATTGTATGCTGACTGAGTACCTGGCAACTTGCCCTTTGCCCATGTAGCTTCACAATACCATCCGCTTGCGACAGAAGAATGTGGAATACATATTTATGTGTGCAAGCATGATGAGTCTTGTAGCCCATGTGTGCATTTCGAGGTCTAAACAACATCATTTAGCAAACCACCTTCGGAattttaattttctgtttttctttatattttatgTTCTGTTTTAACATAGGATTATGTTCGTcatgtagtccagaatgatgtCATGGTCAAACAATTAATCCCTAAAGCTTACATTCCATTGCGTACACCACCCTCAAAACAAAAGAGTACGAATGGTCTGGCAGGCTATATGTTGGATCTCTAGATTCTCTACTTCCGGTCATTCAGCTACGTATCGAATAGTAGAATTTACAACTGCCTCAGCATTCCTAATAATTGATAACAAAATACACTTTCCGCTAAGGAAAGGTGAACAGAATATTAAATTGTAAGTGCGTCACGACGTAattaatttgattttcttttttctgtttaaTCATAGTTATAATTACCCAGCTTCGCCAAAGTTGTAGCCTAAATAtatgtttctttatttttggGGCTTTGGGTAATGATGTTTTCCACTCAACTGCCATTCCTGCACTCCCTGGCTGTCTTAAAAAATCTTCTCAGCTGATTGAACAGTTGCCCAGAACTCCTCCGCGAGTCATGGGTAATAAGAACCTGGCGTTTTTAAGGCGATCCGAACGAATTTAGGAAGATTAATAAGATACAAATAGGTCATCCAAAATTAAAATAAAGCCACCCTTTATCTTAAATTTTTTGAAATGTCTAAAATGATTTCTATAATCGTTAGACAATACTACAATTGGTAGTTTATATTGATGTGTGTTACGAAaattataatcggtagttaaaatGGTAATCTCGTGATGTTAAttttctaccgattgtggtagtagtcccaaattcaaatctttcaaaaaccaatggaattttgaatttttctatttgcacaatcggtagtctcgtgatgtttattatgtacctattatacaatcggtagttttgtgatgttctttatctaccgattgtggtagtagccccaaactCAAATTTTTCGAAAACCAATGGAATTCGAAGTTCTCTATTTGctcaatcggtagtttcgtgatgtttattatctactgaTTGTACAActggtagtctcgtgatgttctctatctaccgattatggttgtagccccaaattcaaatttttcaaaaccaatggaattttgagtttCTCCATTTGCACAAtcagtagtttcgtgatgtttattatctaccgattgtacaatcggtagtctcgtgatgttctttatctaccgattgtggtagcagccccaaattcaaaattttcaagaccaatggaattttgagttCTCTATTTTCATAATCGGAAGTTTCTAGACGTTTATTGAGAAACCTATTATTGGGGCTCCAAAATTTTGGTTACGAGGACTCACAAGATGACAAAAAACTGGGTCATCAAATAGTAATTTCATAACCCCTTATCTCAATGATTAATTAACAACTAATTATTAGGTTAGCTAAATTAAGCAAAATTAGTGATAAAATTTGTAATAAGATTAGACTAATCATTTGATTTATAGTTaatatttgaaaatcaaaataaaaaatccggataatttttttcttttgagaatTGAAGTTGCGGTTAGGAAACCTAACCGTATAAAAAACATACGGTTGaaagttcatattttcccaaccgta
Above is a genomic segment from Papaver somniferum cultivar HN1 chromosome 10, ASM357369v1, whole genome shotgun sequence containing:
- the LOC113317511 gene encoding uncharacterized protein LOC113317511; the protein is MLVLFFPLEAEEDYRRRQYKCIQKQTVLEAEEERIYKHSKNNSMVYSSSSCSNYNIHHKTSSIISIFVSFLLVFSSTIPIVLAETHDHKNNQTFRPLEELQKLKAINAHLRKINKRPIKTIQSPDGDLIDCIVTHEQPAFDHPNLIGQKPLDPPERPHGHNPKGRVSESFQLWTFNGETCPEGTIPIRRTKEEDILRATSVNTFGKKITNHFRRDSSSSDHEHAVGYVMGEEYYGAKASLNVWAPKVTNQYEFSLSQMWVISGSFGEDLNTIEAGWQVSPEIYGDNYPRFFTYWTTDAYQATGCYNLLCSGFVQTNNKIAIGAAISPTSSYNGGQFDISLLVWKDPNHGNWWLEFGSGLLVGYWPAFLFSHLRDHATMVQFGGEVVNTRPSGFHTPTQMGSGHFSEEGFGKASYFRNLQVVDWDNSLIPLSNLKVLADHPNCYDIQGGINSVWGNYFYYGGPGRNMKCP